One Pararhizobium sp. IMCC3301 DNA segment encodes these proteins:
- a CDS encoding xanthine dehydrogenase family protein molybdopterin-binding subunit, protein MSGPLSIFDKPNSYIGRAVPRADARRLLEGRGRYVDDLQLPRMVHAAFVRSPYAHARIIDIDLTAAQELPGVIAVYRGTDLVPHVKPYVGTLTHMAGLRSPPQMPLALDVARWQGEPLVMVVAQSRAIAEDAAALVELDLDPLPTACDMEAALGPDAVVIHEELGSNLAWERTVTAGDVEAAFARDDVTIVERKFRFGRHTGVTLEPRVAVVDYDPSENRMSFWYSGQAPHMMQFILSNHLDLPEENVRVMSHDVGGSFGIKIHTYGDEIATAAAARLLKRPVKFIADRNESFVTDIHARDHVVTAKMAVQADGTIVALDFLDLTGIGPYSMYPRTSAIECNQVLNLTGAPYRIAHYRAHGQVVFQNKNLTCQYRAVGHPIAMAVADGLLEDAARKIGMDVVEMRRHNLIFDDAYPCTSTSGMKLDDLSHHKTLEKLVETMGYDELRAEQQCLRAQGIYRGIGLVSMVEVTNPSPMFYGAGGAAIASQDGATVRLDAGGALHVSSSITEQGQGTNAIMAQIAAGVFGVDIERVRVTTGDTATVPYGGGTWASRGAGIGGEAMLQAAYALKQQVLDVAAVILQSEAAKLDIQAGEIVDLGTETSRMALSDLGRMVYYRGNELPSDLKPELVATRHYRVTDFPFVFTNGAMAAHVEVDIETGFVKVLKFWAVEDCGRVINPQLVDEQVRGGVVQGIGGALYEECIYSEDGQMLNATMADYLVPMAAEMPDIVVGHVETPTKTSTLGAKGAGEAGTGGAPAAILNAVNDALRPLDASLYQMPMTPERVLKALGRI, encoded by the coding sequence ATGAGTGGTCCGCTTTCCATATTCGACAAGCCGAACTCCTATATCGGGCGCGCCGTGCCGCGCGCCGATGCGCGCCGTCTTCTGGAAGGCCGCGGCAGGTATGTCGACGATCTGCAACTGCCGAGGATGGTTCATGCCGCCTTTGTGCGCTCGCCCTATGCGCATGCCAGAATCATCGATATTGATTTGACTGCCGCACAGGAATTGCCCGGCGTTATCGCGGTCTATCGCGGCACCGATCTGGTGCCGCACGTCAAGCCCTATGTCGGCACGCTGACCCATATGGCCGGTCTGCGTTCACCGCCGCAAATGCCGCTTGCGCTGGATGTGGCGCGCTGGCAGGGCGAGCCGCTGGTGATGGTGGTGGCGCAAAGCCGGGCGATAGCAGAGGATGCGGCGGCGCTCGTCGAGCTGGATCTCGATCCATTGCCGACGGCCTGTGACATGGAGGCCGCCCTGGGACCCGATGCGGTTGTGATCCACGAAGAACTGGGCAGTAATCTTGCCTGGGAGCGGACCGTCACGGCCGGCGATGTCGAGGCCGCCTTTGCACGTGATGATGTGACCATTGTGGAACGCAAATTCCGCTTCGGCCGTCACACCGGTGTGACGCTGGAACCGCGTGTCGCGGTGGTGGATTACGACCCCTCGGAAAACCGGATGAGCTTTTGGTATTCCGGCCAGGCGCCGCACATGATGCAGTTTATTCTGTCGAATCATCTCGATCTGCCGGAGGAGAATGTCCGGGTGATGTCACATGATGTCGGCGGCTCATTCGGCATCAAGATTCATACCTATGGCGACGAGATTGCGACTGCGGCCGCAGCCAGGCTACTGAAGCGTCCGGTCAAATTTATCGCCGACCGCAATGAGAGTTTTGTCACCGACATTCACGCCCGCGACCATGTGGTAACGGCGAAAATGGCGGTCCAAGCAGACGGCACCATCGTGGCTCTGGATTTTCTTGATCTGACCGGGATCGGGCCGTATTCGATGTATCCCAGAACCAGCGCCATTGAGTGCAATCAGGTCCTCAACCTGACCGGTGCGCCTTATCGGATCGCGCATTACCGCGCCCATGGCCAGGTGGTGTTCCAGAACAAGAATCTGACCTGCCAGTACCGGGCTGTGGGCCACCCCATCGCGATGGCAGTGGCTGATGGCCTGCTGGAAGATGCGGCGCGGAAAATCGGGATGGATGTGGTGGAGATGCGGCGTCACAATCTGATTTTCGATGACGCCTATCCCTGCACCTCAACCTCCGGCATGAAACTCGATGATCTGTCACATCACAAGACGCTGGAAAAACTCGTTGAGACGATGGGCTATGACGAGTTGCGGGCGGAACAGCAATGTTTGCGTGCGCAAGGCATCTATCGTGGAATCGGTCTGGTATCGATGGTCGAAGTGACCAATCCAAGCCCGATGTTCTATGGCGCTGGCGGTGCTGCGATTGCCAGTCAGGACGGTGCCACTGTGCGGCTGGATGCCGGCGGTGCGCTGCATGTTTCCTCCTCCATCACCGAACAGGGCCAGGGCACCAATGCCATTATGGCGCAGATTGCAGCCGGCGTGTTCGGCGTCGATATTGAGCGGGTCAGGGTGACCACGGGTGACACGGCGACCGTGCCTTATGGTGGTGGAACCTGGGCGTCGCGCGGTGCCGGCATTGGCGGTGAAGCCATGTTGCAGGCCGCCTATGCGCTGAAGCAGCAGGTGCTGGATGTGGCCGCTGTGATTCTGCAGAGCGAGGCTGCAAAACTCGACATTCAGGCCGGCGAAATTGTCGATCTTGGCACAGAGACTTCACGCATGGCGCTGAGCGATCTGGGGCGGATGGTGTATTATCGCGGCAATGAACTGCCATCTGATCTGAAGCCGGAACTTGTGGCGACTCGGCATTACCGGGTGACGGATTTTCCCTTTGTGTTCACCAATGGGGCGATGGCGGCCCATGTCGAAGTCGACATTGAAACCGGCTTTGTCAAAGTGCTGAAATTCTGGGCGGTGGAAGATTGCGGCCGGGTGATCAATCCGCAACTGGTTGACGAACAGGTGCGCGGCGGCGTGGTGCAGGGCATTGGCGGGGCACTGTATGAAGAATGCATCTATTCTGAAGACGGTCAGATGCTGAATGCAACAATGGCGGACTATCTGGTGCCGATGGCGGCCGAAATGCCGGATATCGTCGTCGGCCATGTCGAGACACCGACGAAAACCTCGACCCTTGGTGCGAAAGGGGCCGGTGAGGCAGGAACCGGTGGTGCGCCGGCTGCGATTCTGAACGCGGTCAATGATGCGCTGCGCCCGCTTGATGCCAGCCTGTACCAGATGCCGATGACGCCGGAACGGGTGTTGAAGGCGCTGGGCCGGATCTGA
- a CDS encoding C4-dicarboxylate TRAP transporter substrate-binding protein encodes MLKKSELATGILATAFAFAATAASASDTITLRIGAGHPNGPAVYVADVADYFVPEVKRRVAEETDHTIEFVEAYGGAIAGVAETLESVQNGILDIGAYCFCFEPAKLFLHNFPYYAPFGPQDSEQEMTAVRAVYDANPWLTEVFEKEYDQKLLGLHGWDNYHLGTTDPWDTAEDLKGVKIGGAGPNLPWLEYAGAVPVQSTLPDGYLSLSTGVYNGWLMFPSAYLGFKFYEPAPNYTLIGFGAMGVNGLTINSKSYAKLPEDVQKIITEVGRGYETQSGISNNARQKSGLEGLEKVGANIKKLGPEARAGWAKSLAEFPKRQAEDADGRGMPGTAVMQSYIDAVDATGYDWPFTYSLE; translated from the coding sequence TTGTTAAAAAAATCAGAACTGGCCACGGGCATCCTGGCCACAGCGTTCGCGTTTGCAGCCACAGCCGCCAGCGCCAGTGATACGATCACACTGCGCATTGGTGCCGGCCATCCAAACGGACCTGCAGTCTATGTAGCAGATGTGGCAGATTATTTTGTCCCTGAAGTCAAACGCCGCGTCGCTGAGGAAACCGACCACACGATAGAATTTGTCGAAGCCTATGGCGGTGCCATTGCTGGTGTAGCCGAAACCCTTGAATCCGTGCAGAACGGCATTCTCGACATCGGCGCCTATTGTTTCTGCTTTGAGCCGGCCAAACTGTTCCTGCACAATTTCCCTTATTACGCGCCCTTCGGCCCGCAGGATTCCGAGCAGGAAATGACTGCTGTTCGTGCGGTCTATGATGCCAATCCCTGGCTCACCGAAGTCTTTGAAAAAGAGTATGACCAAAAGCTGCTTGGCCTCCATGGCTGGGACAATTATCACCTTGGCACTACCGATCCCTGGGATACGGCAGAAGATCTCAAAGGTGTTAAAATCGGCGGAGCCGGGCCCAATCTGCCATGGCTGGAATATGCCGGTGCCGTGCCCGTCCAATCGACATTGCCGGATGGCTATCTGTCCCTGTCGACCGGCGTCTACAATGGCTGGCTGATGTTCCCGTCGGCCTATCTCGGCTTTAAATTCTACGAGCCCGCACCGAATTACACCTTGATCGGCTTTGGTGCCATGGGCGTCAATGGCCTGACCATCAACAGCAAATCCTATGCAAAACTGCCGGAAGATGTTCAAAAGATCATCACTGAAGTTGGCCGGGGCTATGAGACCCAATCCGGCATCTCCAACAATGCGCGGCAGAAATCCGGACTGGAAGGTCTGGAGAAAGTCGGAGCCAACATCAAGAAACTGGGTCCTGAAGCCCGCGCCGGATGGGCGAAATCGCTGGCAGAATTCCCCAAACGCCAGGCTGAAGATGCCGACGGACGCGGCATGCCGGGCACAGCAGTGATGCAATCCTACATCGATGCGGTCGATGCAACCGGATATGACTGGCCGTTCACCTATTCTCTGGAATAG
- the pcaD gene encoding 3-oxoadipate enol-lactonase, which yields MLQPSRSGRAGRTGPGASRLNYRIDGPDVGPWIVLSNSLGATLEMWAPQMEMLTATFQVLRYDTRGHGGSDAPTGPYDFDDLTGDVIALLDHLEIETAAFMGLSMGGMTGLGLALDHSQRIERLVCADARADAPEGFRTSWDERIAKVERGGLEAIVEGTLSSWLTPDWHAANPQAARNIADMVLCNDRNGYIACCRALQGLDYLRRLPEISVPVLFVGGALDKGAAPEVMQAMADATPDARYHSIEGAAHVANINAPEAFNSAIEPFLKGAERL from the coding sequence ATGCTGCAGCCCTCGCGCAGCGGTCGCGCCGGCCGCACAGGCCCTGGCGCGTCCCGGCTAAATTACCGGATCGACGGCCCAGATGTGGGCCCGTGGATCGTGCTGTCCAACAGTCTGGGTGCAACACTGGAGATGTGGGCACCGCAAATGGAGATGCTCACTGCAACATTTCAGGTGCTGCGCTATGATACGCGCGGACATGGCGGCAGCGATGCCCCGACAGGGCCTTATGATTTTGATGATCTGACTGGCGATGTCATTGCATTGCTGGATCATCTGGAGATTGAAACCGCCGCTTTCATGGGATTGTCGATGGGCGGAATGACCGGGCTTGGACTTGCGCTTGATCACAGCCAGCGGATTGAGCGGCTGGTCTGTGCCGATGCCAGAGCCGACGCACCGGAAGGATTTCGGACGTCGTGGGACGAGCGCATTGCCAAGGTGGAACGCGGCGGTCTTGAAGCAATTGTCGAGGGCACACTTTCCAGCTGGCTGACCCCGGATTGGCATGCTGCCAATCCGCAAGCCGCGCGGAACATCGCCGACATGGTGCTTTGCAATGACAGGAATGGATATATTGCCTGCTGCCGGGCCTTGCAGGGGCTGGATTATTTGCGCCGGCTGCCGGAGATCTCTGTGCCGGTGCTGTTTGTCGGCGGGGCGCTGGACAAGGGCGCGGCCCCGGAGGTGATGCAGGCCATGGCGGACGCCACACCGGATGCCCGCTACCACAGCATCGAAGGCGCGGCTCATGTGGCCAATATCAATGCGCCCGAGGCATTCAACAGCGCAATAGAACCTTTCCTCAAGGGCGCGGAAAGGCTCTGA
- a CDS encoding LysR family transcriptional regulator has protein sequence MVTLRQIRSVVAVAEEGSFTRAAVRENATQSGISQHIAAVEHLLGVALFERTSDGVQMTPAGRRYYRHAIDVLRNLETAAGEARAAGTGISGDVRAGLMPAFTRAALVPPLQRVIAEHPQINIHIIEGYSGTLTEMVRAGQLDFALVPAFSGGVGLTVNPLARDREMLVSGPQMGLQHGQPIRLADLPPLKVIVPSISNVRRGKLEEYFESHGGRIERLLEMDAMNGTLGLVARTEWVAVLPGLICVPDQTGDIRRISPIVDPPLYSDFVVIEPARKPISQQGLVFLRELREEINSLVAS, from the coding sequence ATGGTGACTTTGCGGCAGATCAGATCGGTTGTGGCGGTTGCCGAAGAAGGCTCTTTCACCCGGGCGGCTGTCCGAGAGAATGCCACCCAGTCCGGTATTTCACAGCACATTGCTGCGGTTGAACATTTACTCGGCGTGGCGTTGTTTGAACGCACCAGCGACGGTGTGCAGATGACTCCTGCCGGGCGGCGCTATTACCGCCACGCCATTGACGTGCTGCGCAATCTGGAAACCGCGGCCGGCGAGGCGCGCGCTGCCGGAACCGGCATTTCCGGAGATGTCCGGGCCGGGTTGATGCCTGCCTTCACCCGTGCTGCCCTGGTGCCGCCGCTGCAGCGCGTCATCGCAGAACACCCGCAGATCAATATTCATATCATTGAGGGCTACAGCGGCACGCTGACTGAAATGGTGCGTGCCGGACAACTGGATTTTGCTCTTGTGCCGGCGTTTTCCGGAGGCGTCGGCCTGACCGTCAACCCACTCGCAAGAGACCGCGAAATGCTGGTGTCCGGTCCGCAAATGGGTCTGCAGCATGGCCAGCCGATCCGGCTTGCCGATCTGCCGCCGCTGAAAGTCATTGTGCCCTCCATCAGCAATGTGCGGCGTGGCAAGCTTGAAGAATATTTCGAAAGCCATGGCGGCCGGATTGAACGGCTGCTGGAAATGGATGCCATGAACGGAACCCTCGGCCTGGTCGCCCGGACCGAGTGGGTGGCAGTCCTGCCGGGCCTGATCTGCGTCCCCGATCAGACCGGCGACATACGCCGCATCAGCCCGATTGTCGATCCGCCGCTATATTCCGATTTTGTCGTCATTGAGCCGGCCCGCAAGCCGATTTCGCAACAGGGTCTGGTGTTTCTTCGCGAACTGCGTGAGGAAATCAACAGTCTGGTCGCCAGTTAA
- a CDS encoding Gfo/Idh/MocA family protein — protein sequence MAKWRVAGINFDHMHMGDLLRMVDQHPDAEIVGVYDRSRDRMAGAIADFALPDSAVFTDLDACIRTAAPDLAIVCAATAEHVDHVEALARHNIHVLVEKPFAASLADARRMIDAMAGTGRQMAINWPLAWYRSHNTCKRLIDEGAIGELIEVHFYDGNRGPLFHLADKVEVTPQEVERQKPDSWWYKKSAGGGSLLDYLGYGATLGTWFMNGEAPLEVTCVIDETPGIEVDQHSITICRYKTGLSKLETRWGTLTDPWTIQPQPRCGFVVVGRDGSISSYDYDDFVTLQTRDRPEPVAVPADELAVGRTNPIEYVLGCIGRNEDIAGPLSPALSLIGQRIVDTAYLSARQKRTLELIP from the coding sequence ATGGCAAAGTGGCGTGTCGCCGGAATTAATTTCGATCATATGCATATGGGCGATCTGTTGCGCATGGTGGATCAGCATCCCGATGCGGAGATCGTTGGCGTTTACGACCGCTCGCGCGACCGTATGGCCGGGGCCATAGCTGATTTTGCGCTACCCGATTCGGCCGTATTTACCGATCTTGACGCCTGCATCCGGACAGCTGCGCCTGATCTGGCAATCGTTTGTGCAGCAACTGCGGAACATGTCGATCATGTCGAAGCGCTGGCACGGCACAATATCCATGTGCTGGTTGAAAAACCGTTCGCCGCTTCCCTCGCCGACGCCAGACGGATGATCGATGCCATGGCAGGTACTGGCAGGCAAATGGCAATCAACTGGCCACTGGCCTGGTATCGCAGCCACAACACCTGCAAAAGGCTGATCGATGAAGGCGCGATCGGTGAACTGATTGAAGTCCACTTCTATGATGGCAATCGCGGGCCGCTGTTTCATCTGGCTGACAAGGTAGAGGTCACGCCGCAGGAGGTTGAGCGCCAGAAACCGGATTCGTGGTGGTATAAAAAATCCGCCGGTGGCGGCAGCCTGCTGGATTATCTCGGCTATGGTGCCACATTGGGCACCTGGTTCATGAATGGCGAAGCGCCTCTGGAAGTGACCTGCGTCATCGACGAGACGCCCGGCATCGAAGTCGATCAGCACTCGATCACCATATGCCGGTACAAAACGGGTCTTTCAAAACTGGAAACCCGGTGGGGCACACTGACCGACCCCTGGACCATACAGCCACAACCAAGATGCGGATTTGTCGTGGTCGGCCGCGATGGCAGCATTTCAAGCTATGATTATGATGATTTCGTCACTCTGCAAACCAGGGACCGGCCGGAACCGGTCGCAGTGCCCGCAGATGAATTGGCTGTCGGCCGGACCAATCCGATTGAATATGTTCTTGGCTGCATCGGGCGCAATGAAGACATCGCCGGGCCACTGTCGCCCGCGCTCAGCCTCATCGGACAGCGTATTGTCGATACCGCCTATCTGTCGGCCCGGCAGAAGCGGACCCTGGAACTGATCCCGTGA
- a CDS encoding TRAP transporter small permease, giving the protein MSGPIKFARTVHLVSAFWTLGLALLIFGDVTGRSLLSQPIPGTKEILQNSVVAITFLQLPLAIYSGSMLRTSIFADALPAGGRRILRTIGAVLGFAVFLGLVWSTWPAFQDAYRIGEYEGEGSLRVPTWPVRGTVLLMSVFGAWAYVTMIYYDWTGRLLAETEAPHALTSGQFK; this is encoded by the coding sequence ATGAGCGGCCCGATTAAATTTGCCAGAACGGTCCATCTCGTATCGGCATTCTGGACTTTGGGTCTGGCGCTGCTCATCTTTGGTGATGTGACCGGTCGCAGCCTGCTGTCACAACCGATTCCCGGAACCAAGGAAATCCTCCAGAATTCCGTGGTCGCCATTACATTTCTGCAATTGCCGCTGGCGATTTATTCCGGCTCGATGCTGAGGACGTCCATCTTTGCCGACGCGCTGCCGGCAGGAGGGCGCAGAATTTTGCGTACCATTGGCGCAGTGCTCGGCTTTGCCGTGTTTCTCGGGCTGGTGTGGAGCACCTGGCCGGCGTTCCAGGATGCCTATCGCATCGGAGAATATGAAGGTGAAGGCTCGTTGCGGGTGCCGACATGGCCGGTGCGCGGCACAGTTTTGCTGATGTCCGTATTCGGAGCATGGGCCTATGTGACAATGATCTATTACGACTGGACCGGTCGTCTTCTTGCCGAAACGGAAGCGCCGCACGCATTGACAAGCGGCCAATTCAAGTAA
- a CDS encoding LLM class flavin-dependent oxidoreductase produces MELGFFTMPIHPVEKDWRTSLQEDREAFLLADELGFTEAYVGEHVTDKAENITSCTMFIASLAAATKQIRLGTGTVNMPNSHPATVAAQVAMLDHMLDGRFNFGISPGGLASDAEVFGNLDANRNEMFLEAIDMVLEIWKRDSPYKLEGKYWTVSTERTSLTDIGQGIMPKPLQRPHPPIIVTAVAPFSKGVTEAAARGWDPISANFLMPQWVASHWPKYVEGCERVGREVSTANWRVAKSVFVAEDLATAREYALGPDSPYVYYYSQLLTKMRKHNRLELFKAYRDQPDDDVTLEDICNRLIIWGTPDKVVDDLLAFREEVGDFGTLLYAGKDWADPELGRRSMILLAEKVKAQVNDAIAAETTMAAE; encoded by the coding sequence ATGGAACTTGGCTTTTTCACAATGCCGATACATCCGGTCGAAAAGGACTGGCGCACATCATTGCAGGAGGACCGCGAGGCGTTCCTGCTGGCCGATGAGCTGGGGTTCACAGAAGCCTATGTCGGCGAGCATGTCACCGACAAGGCGGAAAATATCACCAGTTGCACGATGTTTATCGCATCGCTGGCGGCGGCGACAAAACAGATTCGCCTGGGCACCGGAACGGTGAATATGCCGAACAGCCATCCGGCCACGGTTGCAGCGCAAGTGGCGATGCTGGATCACATGCTCGACGGGCGGTTCAATTTCGGGATTTCTCCAGGAGGTCTGGCTTCGGATGCGGAAGTGTTCGGCAATCTGGATGCCAACCGCAACGAGATGTTTCTGGAAGCCATCGATATGGTTCTGGAAATCTGGAAGCGCGATTCGCCCTACAAGCTTGAAGGTAAATACTGGACGGTTTCCACCGAGCGTACGAGCCTGACCGATATCGGCCAGGGCATCATGCCGAAACCACTGCAGCGCCCGCACCCGCCGATTATCGTCACCGCCGTAGCGCCGTTTTCCAAAGGCGTGACGGAAGCCGCCGCGCGCGGTTGGGATCCGATCAGCGCGAATTTCCTGATGCCGCAATGGGTCGCAAGCCACTGGCCGAAATATGTCGAGGGTTGTGAGCGGGTCGGCCGCGAGGTTTCCACCGCCAACTGGCGCGTCGCCAAAAGCGTTTTCGTTGCCGAGGATCTGGCGACCGCACGGGAATATGCGCTCGGGCCGGACAGCCCCTATGTCTATTATTACAGCCAGCTGCTGACGAAAATGCGCAAGCATAACCGGCTGGAACTGTTCAAAGCCTATCGCGACCAGCCCGATGACGACGTGACGCTGGAAGATATCTGCAACCGGCTGATCATCTGGGGTACGCCCGACAAGGTTGTCGACGATCTGCTGGCATTCCGCGAAGAGGTCGGTGATTTCGGCACATTGCTGTATGCCGGAAAGGACTGGGCTGACCCGGAACTGGGACGGCGCTCGATGATACTGCTGGCGGAGAAGGTCAAGGCGCAGGTCAATGACGCCATCGCTGCGGAAACCACAATGGCGGCTGAATAA
- a CDS encoding Gfo/Idh/MocA family protein: MSNDMPDTDTYALSAAPVRNVEAPDLAYQPPVPKSYTPRIALIGAGGIAAAHLDAYRTADFDVAVICNRTLTKAEARRDEFFPKAEATDDFESVLADPSIEVLDITPHPADRFELIEKALAAGKHVLSQKPFVTNLSKGEDLVQLARDNNVRLAVNQNGRWSPHMAYMREAVRSGLIGDLTSCHTAIHWDHSWIGGTPFEDIEDLILFDFGVHWFDFLASLVGTRAQSVFATKARAEGQSVRPPLLSQALVSLEGGQASLVFDGSAAFGPLNTTYISGTRGSISSSGPDLAEQQVTLTTQEGRATPHLTGTWFNDGFRGAMGELLCAIEEDREPGHSAAANLHSLALTFAALKSAQDGIAVDIGTVRTLPQAG, from the coding sequence GTGAGCAACGATATGCCCGATACCGACACCTATGCGCTGTCGGCTGCGCCTGTGAGGAACGTAGAGGCACCGGATCTTGCCTATCAGCCACCAGTACCAAAGAGCTACACTCCGCGCATCGCGCTGATTGGCGCCGGCGGAATTGCCGCAGCGCATCTGGATGCCTATAGGACAGCCGATTTTGATGTCGCTGTGATCTGCAACCGAACCCTTACAAAGGCCGAGGCACGGCGCGACGAATTTTTCCCCAAGGCAGAGGCAACCGATGACTTTGAATCGGTTCTGGCAGATCCTTCCATCGAGGTTCTGGACATTACGCCGCATCCCGCGGACCGGTTCGAACTGATTGAAAAGGCGTTGGCAGCCGGCAAACACGTTCTGTCGCAAAAGCCCTTCGTGACCAATCTGTCAAAGGGCGAGGATCTGGTGCAACTGGCGCGCGACAACAACGTCAGATTGGCGGTCAATCAGAACGGCCGCTGGTCGCCGCATATGGCTTATATGCGCGAAGCGGTGCGCAGCGGACTGATCGGTGATCTGACAAGTTGCCATACGGCCATCCACTGGGATCACAGCTGGATCGGCGGCACGCCATTTGAAGACATTGAAGATCTGATCCTGTTCGACTTCGGCGTCCACTGGTTCGATTTTCTCGCCAGTCTGGTCGGCACGAGAGCGCAATCGGTATTCGCAACAAAAGCCCGAGCCGAAGGCCAGTCGGTGCGCCCGCCGCTGCTGTCTCAGGCGCTGGTCAGCCTTGAGGGCGGCCAAGCCTCCCTCGTCTTTGACGGATCAGCGGCGTTCGGGCCCCTCAACACCACCTATATCAGCGGCACGCGCGGCAGCATCTCCAGCAGCGGTCCCGATCTGGCGGAGCAGCAGGTCACATTGACGACGCAGGAGGGCCGCGCCACACCGCACCTCACCGGCACCTGGTTCAATGACGGGTTTCGCGGTGCCATGGGAGAATTGCTCTGCGCCATCGAAGAGGACCGCGAACCCGGTCACAGCGCCGCCGCCAATCTTCACAGTCTGGCCCTGACCTTTGCCGCGCTGAAATCCGCTCAGGACGGAATTGCAGTTGATATCGGCACTGTCAGAACATTGCCGCAGGCCGGATAA
- a CDS encoding TRAP transporter large permease, protein MGGDIALWMLGLLIFLILLGVHIGISLALCSALGVYLMLGSTEAALSILGNTAYEAIRKDVFAVIPLFVLMGDFISRSGAASDLYRVCDRALRRLPGRLAIATIAGNTVFAAVTGVSIAAAAAFSRIAYPEMKKVGYKQTFALGAVAGSACLGMLIPPSVLLIVWAILTEMSVGALFIAGIVPGIILAILFSAYVIIAAIRNPEIAPAFEGDTVEMTPAEIKSELIGGIGILFLILLVIGGIWTGVFTPTEAAGFGAIGALLIGIVKGMRWREIVDAIFQAGRTTAPIMFLLITAQMYSRLLAIGGAVNYIKALFLGMGVDPFLVIGLMMVIWIILGMLIDSVSIILLTVPIFAPIAATFGIDPIAFAIFGILVIEAGLLTPPFGLLVYTVKGAVPDPTVTLAQIFKGSTPYFLLILVAALLVLFIPALATWLPKLML, encoded by the coding sequence ATGGGTGGAGATATTGCGCTCTGGATGTTAGGCCTGCTGATTTTTCTGATTCTGCTGGGCGTGCATATCGGCATTTCGCTTGCCCTGTGCTCGGCGCTGGGCGTGTATCTGATGCTGGGCAGTACCGAGGCCGCACTCTCCATTCTTGGCAATACGGCATATGAAGCCATTCGAAAGGATGTGTTTGCTGTTATTCCGCTGTTTGTGCTGATGGGGGATTTCATTTCGCGATCAGGGGCCGCGTCGGACCTTTACCGGGTTTGTGACCGCGCCCTGCGGCGGCTTCCGGGACGCCTTGCGATTGCAACTATCGCCGGAAACACGGTGTTTGCAGCGGTCACCGGTGTATCCATCGCTGCGGCTGCGGCCTTTTCCCGGATCGCCTATCCTGAAATGAAAAAAGTCGGATACAAACAGACCTTTGCGCTGGGGGCAGTAGCCGGTTCTGCCTGTCTGGGAATGCTGATACCGCCCAGCGTGCTGCTGATCGTGTGGGCTATTCTGACGGAAATGAGTGTCGGAGCGCTGTTCATTGCCGGGATTGTGCCGGGTATCATTCTGGCAATTCTGTTTTCCGCCTATGTCATTATTGCCGCCATCCGCAACCCGGAGATTGCGCCTGCCTTCGAGGGCGATACGGTGGAAATGACACCGGCTGAGATCAAGTCGGAGCTGATCGGTGGCATTGGAATTCTGTTCCTCATTCTGCTCGTCATTGGCGGCATCTGGACCGGTGTTTTCACACCTACCGAGGCCGCCGGATTTGGCGCCATCGGCGCGCTGCTGATTGGTATCGTCAAAGGCATGCGCTGGCGCGAGATTGTCGACGCCATCTTCCAGGCCGGGCGCACCACCGCGCCGATCATGTTTCTGCTGATCACGGCGCAGATGTATTCGCGGCTGCTGGCCATTGGCGGCGCCGTGAATTACATCAAGGCGCTGTTTCTGGGCATGGGTGTCGATCCGTTCCTGGTGATCGGTCTGATGATGGTAATCTGGATCATTCTCGGCATGCTGATTGATTCGGTGTCGATCATCCTGTTGACAGTGCCGATTTTCGCGCCAATTGCAGCGACCTTCGGGATTGATCCGATTGCCTTTGCAATCTTTGGCATTCTGGTGATCGAAGCAGGATTGCTGACGCCGCCTTTTGGTCTTCTGGTTTATACGGTGAAGGGTGCGGTGCCTGACCCGACCGTGACCCTTGCACAGATTTTCAAAGGTTCGACACCCTATTTCCTGCTGATTCTGGTTGCCGCCCTGCTGGTGCTGTTCATACCGGCGCTGGCGACATGGCTGCCGAAATTGATGCTGTGA